Proteins encoded in a region of the Capra hircus breed San Clemente chromosome 3, ASM170441v1, whole genome shotgun sequence genome:
- the SARS gene encoding serine--tRNA ligase, cytoplasmic, translating to MVLDLDLFRVDKGGDPALIRESQEKRFKDPALVDQLVNADSEWRRCRFRADNLNKLKNLCSKTIGEKMKKKEPVENDESIPEDVLNLDDLTVDTLTNLKVSQIKKVRLLLDEAILKCDAERIKLEAERFENLREIGNLLHPSVPISNDEDADNKVERIWGDCTVRKKYSHVDLVVMVDGFEGEKGAVVAGSRGYFLKGPLVFLEQALIQFALRTLESRGYTPIYTPFFMRKEVMQEVAQLSQFDEELYKVIGKGSERSDDNSFEEKYLIATSEQPIAALHRDEWLRPEDLPIKYAGLSTCFRQEVGSHGRDTRGIFRVHQFEKIEQFVYSSPHDNKSWEMFEEMIATAEEFYQSLGIPYHIVNIVSGSLNHAASKKLDLEAWFPGSGAFRELVSCSNCTDYQARRLRIRYGQTKKMMDKVEFVHMLNATMCATTRTICAILENYQTEKGILVPEKLKEFMPPGLQELIPFVKAAPIDQEPSKKQKKQHEGSKKKGAERDVALESQLQNMEVTDA from the exons ATGGTGCTGGATCTGGATTTGTTTCGGGTGGATAAAGGGGGGGACCCAGCGCTCATCCGAGAGTCGCAGGAGAAGCGCTTCAAGGACCCGGCACTGGTGGACCAGCTGGTGAATGCAGACAGCGAGTGGCGACGAT GCAGATTTCGGGCAGACAACTTGAACAAGCTGAAGAACCTATGCAGCAAGACAATTGGAGAGAAAATGAAG AAAAAAGAGCCAGTGGAAAATGATGAGTCCATTCCAGAAGATGTATTAAATCTCGATGATCTCACTGTAGACACTTTAACT AACCTGAAAGTCTCACAGATCAAAAAAGTCCGCCTCCTCCTCGACGAAGCCATCCTGAAGTGTGATGCCGAGCGGATAAAACTGGAAGCTGAGCGGTTTGAGAACCTTCGCGAGATCGGGAACCTCCTGCACCCGTCGGTGCCCATCAGCAATGATGAG GATGCCGACAACAAAGTAGAGAGGATTTGGGGTGATTGTACGGTCAGGAAGAAGTACTCTCACGTGGACCTGGTGGTGATGGTAGATGGCTTTGAAGGCGAAAAGGGGGCCGTGGTGGCTGGGAGTCGAGGGTACTTCCTGAAG GGGCCCCTGGTATTCCTGGAACAAGCACTCATCCAGTTTGCCCTTCGGACCTTGGAAAGTCGGGGCTACACTCCCATTTATACCCCCTTCTTCATGAGGAAGGAAGTCATGCAGGAAGTGGCACAGCTCAGCCAGTTTGATGAAGAACTTTATAAG GTGATTGGTAAAGGCAGTGAAAGGTCTGATGATAACTCCTTTGAGGAGAAATATCTGATTGCTACCTCTGAACAACCCATTGCTGCTCTCCACCGGGACGAGTGGCTTCGGCCAGAGGACTTGCCAATCAAGTATGCCGGCCTGTCCACCTGCTTTCGCCAGGAGGTGGGCTCCCATGGCCGTGACACCCGCGGCATCTTTAGAGTCCATCAGTTTGAGAAG ATAGAGCAGTTTGTCTACTCCTCGCCACACGACAACAAGTCCTGGGAGATGTTTGAGGAGATGATCGCCACCGCGGAGGAGTTCTACCAATCTCTGGGGATCCCTTACCACATCGTGAATATCGTCTCAG GTTCTTTGAATCATGCTGCCAGTAAGAAGCTTGACCTGGAGGCCTGGTTTCCGGGCTCGGGGGCCTTCCGTGAGTTAGTCTCCTGTTCTAACTGCACAGACTATCAGGCTCGCCGGCTTCGAATCCGATACGGGCAGACCAAGAAGATGATGGACAAG GTGGAGTTTGTCCACATGCTCAATGCCACCATGTGCGCCACAACCCGCACCATCTGTGCCATCCTGGAGAACTACCAGACAGAGAAGGGCATCCTCGTGCCCGAGAAATTGAAGGAATTCATGCCGCCAG GTCTCCAAGAACTGATCCCCTTTGTGAAGGCTGCGCCCATCGACCAGGAGCCCTCCAAGAAGCAGAAGAAGCAGCATGAGGGCAGCAAGAagaaaggggcagagagagaTGTTGCCCTGGAGAGCCAGCTGCAGAACATGGAGGTCACCGACGCCTGA